From a single Pseudomonas triticicola genomic region:
- a CDS encoding DUF4880 domain-containing protein: protein MNRTPDFSAQVAEQAVHWLLEMQQGTLSPRQQQAWQQWLDAHSEHRRAWEHMQRVNQRLRGVSSPLAHAALNGPKSGSRRQALKILLILGAGSAATWGLREHTPLPSLLADYRTPVGQRRKIALGGADSLQLNTASSVDVDGAQRLIRLLEGEMLLSAANPFEIRTAHGVLKTQDVRLNVRQFVDRTQIALFEGRVELIAEHRAPMLLPVARQLSFTASSVSAAKPLDANSGAWTDGMLVAAHMRLGDFLEELGRYRRGQLRCDSQVADLLISGTYPLDDSERILDLLQISLPVRVKRFTRYWVSVEARV from the coding sequence ATGAATCGCACCCCGGATTTCTCCGCGCAGGTCGCCGAACAGGCGGTGCACTGGCTGCTGGAAATGCAGCAGGGCACGCTGAGCCCGCGCCAACAACAGGCCTGGCAACAATGGCTGGATGCACACAGCGAACACCGCCGGGCGTGGGAACACATGCAACGGGTCAACCAGCGCCTACGCGGCGTGTCGTCGCCGTTGGCCCACGCCGCGTTGAACGGACCGAAGTCCGGCAGCCGCCGTCAGGCGCTGAAAATATTGCTGATCCTCGGTGCCGGCTCGGCGGCGACCTGGGGCCTGCGCGAGCACACGCCGCTGCCGTCGCTGCTCGCCGATTACCGTACGCCGGTCGGGCAGCGGCGCAAGATTGCCTTGGGTGGCGCCGATTCGTTGCAGCTCAATACCGCCAGCTCGGTTGATGTTGATGGTGCGCAGCGGTTGATTCGTCTGCTTGAGGGCGAAATGCTGTTGAGCGCTGCAAATCCGTTCGAAATACGCACAGCACACGGCGTGCTGAAAACCCAAGATGTGCGCCTCAATGTGCGGCAGTTTGTTGATCGCACGCAGATCGCCCTGTTTGAAGGACGTGTCGAACTCATCGCCGAGCACCGCGCGCCGATGCTACTGCCGGTCGCGCGGCAGTTGAGTTTTACGGCCAGCTCCGTCAGCGCGGCCAAACCACTGGACGCCAACAGCGGTGCGTGGACTGACGGCATGCTGGTCGCCGCTCATATGCGCCTCGGTGATTTCCTCGAAGAGCTTGGCCGCTACCGGCGCGGGCAGCTGCGGTGCGACAGCCAGGTTGCCGATTTGCTGATTTCCGGGACGTATCCACTGGATGACAGCGAGCGGATTCTCGACCTGCTGCAGATCAGTCTGCCGGTCAGAGTGAAGCGCTTTACCCGTTATTGGGTGAGCGTCGAAGCGCGGGTTTAG
- the fecA gene encoding TonB-dependent Fe(3+) dicitrate receptor FecA, translated as MQPTRLTPLARSLRNLLFGASLSFTALPAALGAETKVYHIAPASLETALNQFGREAGVLISFGSQVTSGVQSRGLEGNYTTQQGLDALLEGTGLQARAEGDNAFSLQPLADAALELGTSTVVGDWLGDAAQVNVFEHPGARDVIRREEFERQGATQARDVLNRIPGVNAPENNGTGSHDMALNFGIRGLNPRLAARSTVLMDGIPVPFAPYGQPQLSFAPISMGNMDAVDVVRGGGAVRYGPQNVGGVVNFVTRAIPDEPTVKGGFQTETSPSSSHDGFKTSANLLAGGTNANGLGGALLYSGTRGGDWREHSDTEIDDLILKGKYQLDEANSFNAMAQYYEGKADMPGGLNVADYDADPYQSTRPKDQFWGRRTMFNFGYRYQEDRREFTANTFFTKTLRSGYLDQGTFLSLSPREYWVRGLETRFAQGFDLGPSSHEVGVGYRYINEAGHELRYRTPISANEYPTTSSRNDRDTRGGTEANAFFVDDRIDIGKWTITPGVRYEMIESQQTNNLTNVKYKGDYNTALPALNVLYHLTDSWNVYANTEGSFGSVQYSQMPNRVSSGEVKPEKARTWELGTRYDNGALRAEIGAFLINFDNQYESNQTNDSVIARGETRHQGIETSVNYALDDLSPALAGFDVYASYAYVDATIREDGPNKGNRVPFSSKHKGTIGVGYTEGPWKLNLDSSFQSDQFADNANTSKESADGSTGKIPGYMLFSSRAGYDFGPRLSDLNVAVGVKNIFNTQYFTRSFDDNNKGKYVGEPRTVYVQTSVAF; from the coding sequence ATGCAGCCCACCCGTCTTACGCCACTGGCACGCAGCCTGCGCAATCTTCTGTTCGGCGCCAGCCTGAGTTTCACCGCCCTGCCCGCTGCGCTGGGCGCCGAGACCAAGGTTTATCACATCGCCCCGGCGTCGCTGGAAACCGCGCTGAACCAGTTTGGCCGTGAAGCCGGCGTACTGATTTCCTTCGGTTCACAAGTCACCAGCGGCGTGCAGAGCCGGGGTCTGGAGGGCAATTACACGACGCAACAAGGCCTCGATGCCTTGCTCGAAGGCACCGGCCTGCAAGCCCGCGCCGAAGGCGACAATGCTTTCAGCCTGCAACCGCTGGCTGACGCGGCGCTGGAGCTGGGCACGTCGACCGTAGTCGGCGACTGGCTCGGCGATGCGGCGCAGGTCAACGTCTTCGAACACCCCGGCGCGCGTGATGTGATCCGCCGCGAAGAGTTCGAACGCCAGGGCGCGACCCAGGCCCGCGATGTGCTCAACCGCATCCCCGGTGTGAATGCGCCGGAGAACAACGGCACCGGCAGCCACGACATGGCACTGAACTTCGGCATTCGTGGTTTGAATCCACGCCTAGCCGCACGCTCGACAGTATTGATGGATGGCATCCCGGTGCCTTTCGCGCCGTATGGTCAGCCGCAGTTGTCGTTCGCGCCGATCAGCATGGGCAACATGGATGCGGTGGACGTGGTGCGCGGCGGCGGCGCGGTGCGTTACGGCCCGCAGAACGTCGGCGGCGTGGTCAACTTCGTGACCCGGGCGATTCCCGACGAGCCAACGGTCAAGGGTGGTTTCCAGACTGAAACCAGCCCATCGTCGAGCCACGACGGTTTCAAGACCAGCGCCAATCTGCTGGCCGGCGGCACCAACGCCAATGGCCTCGGTGGTGCGCTGTTGTACTCCGGCACCCGTGGCGGTGACTGGCGCGAACACAGCGATACCGAGATCGACGACCTGATCCTCAAGGGCAAATATCAGCTCGACGAGGCCAACAGCTTCAACGCCATGGCCCAGTATTACGAAGGCAAGGCCGACATGCCCGGCGGTCTCAACGTCGCCGATTACGATGCCGATCCGTATCAATCGACGCGACCGAAAGACCAGTTCTGGGGGCGCCGGACGATGTTCAACTTCGGCTATCGCTATCAGGAAGATCGCCGCGAGTTCACCGCCAACACTTTCTTCACCAAAACCCTGCGCAGCGGTTATCTGGATCAGGGCACGTTTCTTTCGCTGTCGCCTCGCGAGTATTGGGTGCGTGGTCTGGAAACCCGTTTCGCCCAAGGCTTCGATCTTGGTCCGAGCAGCCACGAAGTCGGCGTCGGCTACCGCTACATCAACGAGGCCGGCCACGAACTGCGTTATCGCACGCCGATCAGCGCCAACGAATACCCGACCACCAGCAGCCGCAACGACCGCGACACTCGCGGTGGCACCGAAGCCAATGCGTTCTTCGTCGATGACCGCATCGACATCGGCAAATGGACCATCACCCCGGGCGTGCGCTACGAGATGATCGAGTCGCAACAGACCAACAACCTGACCAACGTCAAATACAAGGGCGACTACAACACCGCGCTGCCGGCGCTGAACGTGCTCTATCACCTGACCGACAGCTGGAACGTGTACGCCAATACCGAAGGCTCGTTCGGCAGCGTGCAATACAGCCAGATGCCCAACCGCGTGAGCAGCGGCGAAGTGAAGCCGGAAAAGGCCCGCACCTGGGAGCTCGGCACGCGCTACGACAACGGTGCCCTGCGCGCTGAAATCGGTGCATTCCTGATCAACTTCGATAACCAGTACGAAAGCAACCAGACCAACGATTCGGTGATCGCTCGCGGCGAAACCCGCCATCAGGGCATCGAGACCAGCGTCAATTACGCGCTCGACGACTTGAGCCCGGCGCTGGCCGGTTTCGATGTCTACGCCAGTTATGCCTATGTCGACGCAACCATCCGCGAAGACGGGCCGAACAAAGGCAACCGCGTGCCGTTTTCCTCCAAGCACAAAGGCACGATTGGCGTCGGTTATACCGAAGGGCCATGGAAGCTGAATCTGGACAGCAGCTTCCAGAGCGACCAGTTCGCCGACAACGCCAACACTTCGAAGGAAAGCGCCGATGGCAGCACCGGCAAGATCCCTGGTTACATGCTGTTCAGCAGCCGCGCCGGGTATGACTTCGGACCGCGACTGTCGGATTTGAATGTGGCGGTGGGGGTGAAGAACATCTTCAACACGCAGTACTTCACACGCTCGTTCGATGACAACAACAAGGGCAAGTACGTCGGGGAGCCACGGACGGTTTATGTGCAGACGTCGGTGGCGTTCTGA
- a CDS encoding HPF/RaiA family ribosome-associated protein, translating into MQIQVNSDNHIQSSKRLEEWVRTTIESTLDRYEEDLTRVEVHLSDENGEKPGPHDLRCQLEARPKGHQPISVTHKADSLELAIDGAAEKLEHKLDHLFGKLRGKPRAAVVPFTGKANDKLLAEEFDENEQAAINS; encoded by the coding sequence ATGCAAATCCAAGTCAACAGCGATAACCATATTCAAAGCAGTAAGCGACTGGAGGAGTGGGTACGTACAACTATTGAGAGCACGCTCGACCGTTATGAAGAAGACCTGACCCGTGTCGAAGTCCACCTGAGCGACGAGAACGGCGAGAAACCAGGTCCCCATGACTTGCGCTGCCAACTGGAAGCGCGGCCAAAAGGCCACCAACCGATTTCCGTGACCCACAAAGCCGATTCGCTGGAGCTGGCAATCGACGGTGCTGCCGAGAAACTCGAGCACAAACTGGATCACCTGTTCGGCAAACTGCGAGGTAAGCCACGCGCCGCTGTAGTGCCATTTACCGGCAAGGCCAACGATAAGCTGTTGGCGGAAGAATTCGACGAGAACGAACAGGCAGCGATCAACAGTTGA
- a CDS encoding LysR substrate-binding domain-containing protein, which yields MSRQLHAQTYVWLQVFACAARHLSFTRCAEELHITPGAVSQQIRQLEERLGFRLFHRRARGVELSAQGQRLAITVNEAYGSIDAELRRLDAGMISGTLRLRSIPSFLGKWLTPRLPRLQQRFPDIQLRLVAEDSSVPLHEGDFDLAIDLNDGSYPGLLSTALLDEQIFPVCAPSLLRGRPPLHGPADLVHFPLLHDITAWRGSYEYAEWEFYLNAIGFEGADVRRGHTFNRNHLTIEAAIAGMGVAIARRTLLNDELERGTLIVPFGLSVPNHKRYVLLYAPGALSHPGVRAVHDWLVEEAGIFRSLHPLNDGQL from the coding sequence ATGAGTCGTCAATTGCATGCCCAGACCTATGTCTGGCTGCAGGTGTTTGCCTGTGCCGCGCGGCACCTGTCGTTCACCCGTTGTGCCGAAGAGCTGCACATCACTCCGGGAGCGGTCAGCCAGCAGATTCGCCAATTGGAAGAACGCCTGGGCTTTCGACTGTTTCATCGGCGCGCGCGGGGCGTTGAGTTGAGTGCACAGGGGCAGCGGCTGGCGATTACCGTCAATGAAGCGTACGGCAGCATCGATGCGGAATTGCGCCGGCTGGACGCGGGGATGATCAGCGGGACGCTGCGGTTGCGTTCGATACCGTCGTTTCTCGGCAAGTGGCTGACTCCGCGCCTGCCGCGCTTGCAGCAACGCTTTCCGGATATCCAGTTGCGCCTGGTGGCCGAGGACAGCAGCGTGCCACTGCATGAGGGCGATTTCGATCTGGCCATCGACCTCAACGATGGCAGTTATCCCGGATTGTTATCCACAGCCTTGCTCGACGAGCAGATATTTCCGGTGTGCGCGCCGAGCCTGTTGCGTGGGCGCCCGCCGTTGCACGGGCCGGCGGATCTGGTGCATTTCCCGTTGCTGCACGACATCACCGCCTGGCGTGGCAGTTACGAGTATGCGGAATGGGAGTTCTATTTGAATGCGATCGGCTTCGAAGGCGCCGATGTGCGACGCGGCCACACTTTCAATCGCAATCACCTGACCATCGAAGCGGCGATCGCTGGCATGGGCGTGGCGATTGCCCGGCGCACGTTACTCAACGATGAGCTGGAGCGCGGCACGTTGATCGTGCCGTTCGGCTTGTCGGTGCCCAACCATAAACGCTATGTGCTGCTGTATGCACCGGGGGCGTTGAGCCATCCGGGCGTGCGCGCTGTGCACGACTGGCTGGTGGAGGAGGCGGGGATTTTCCGCAGTCTGCACCCGCTGAATGATGGGCAATTGTGA